The genomic DNA GACCGCCGAAACGCCCGGCCGCTCACCGAAATGGGCGTACGTCCCCTCATCCACCGGTCCTCGCACTCGATGATCAGCGGCTGGGCCGGAGGCGACAGCCGCTCGACGTGCCGGCTCTCCGGGCGGTCCCCGGGTGAGTCCCTGCGTGAGTCCCTGGGCACCGGTCCGGCGGGCGACATGGGGGCGGCAGGCCGACTGAGCGGGCTGAACGACATCACTGCCCGCTGCGACCGGGGCCCTCCGGGCCCGTGGGGGGGGGCGCAGGGGGGCGCTCACCGGCCTGGGGCGGGAGGGAAACAAAAAACGGGCCGGTCCGTGGGGGGGAGACGGACCGGCCCGAGGGGGGGTTTCCACCATAACCCTTCGTAAGTGATGCTGCGTGCATCGGCGTGCCACAACTACTCTCCGAAGTTGCCCGGCGACGCGACGGTGGCCGCGGAGGCGTTCATTCCGGGCGGGATCATGGCCGAATCGCAGCGGATTCCAAGGGAATCGTTCGGAATCAGAAATAATCCGGAGGATTTGCGCACAGTTGTAGATCTTTCGGCGACACGCCCCGGCGTACTCCGGGCGGGTGACACGCGCCGGGAACGCCCGCTTGACGCCGGCGCTAACTTCGCAGCCATGGCCACGTTCACCACCCCCGGGACACCCGAACCGGTCCCGCTGGAGCTCGCGAAGTCGGCCCGCGCCCGGCGGCGCGGGCTGCTGAGGCGCGAGGGGATCGAGGGGGCACTGCTGCTGAGCCCGGCGAACTCGGTGCACACCCTGGGGATGCGGTTCGCGGTCGATGTCGCCTATCTGGACCGCGAGCTGCGGGTCCTGGCGGTGCGGACCATGCGTCCGGGCCGGATCGGACGGCCGCGACCGCGGGCCCGGCATGTCCTGGAGGCGGAGGCCGGGGCGATGGAGCGGTGGGGGGTCCGGCGTGGGGTGCGGGTCGCCGTACGCGGCGGGTGACGCCGCGTCAGCCGGTGCACGCGGCATCGCGCAGCCCCCTCCACTGCGCGATGCCACTCGCGCAGCTTTGCTCACGCGAATTACCTTGGTCTGAACTTACGTGAGGGGGCACGGCGAAGCGAGCCGCCCTCGGTAACGATGCGGAAAACCTGCGGTTCTCGCCGGGATCCGTGGAGAGCAGGGAGGGTTGAACTCGTTCAGGTCGTGCGGACTGTGTGGATCAAGGATGATTTCCAGCGACCTGTTCCGCCATATTCTGATCACCCCATTCACCCCGATGTGCCGGAGCAACTCCCCCGAAGCGCGGGTACCGCGGCGCGTGCGGCACGTGCGGCGCGTGCGGCGCGTGCGGCGCGTGCGGCGCGTGCGGCGCGTGCGGCGCGTGCGGCGCGTGCGGCGCCCGGAAGGATCACCCAAGCGGTCAGGATCTGACCTCATTGCCTTCTAACGTCGCCGCATGACCTTGAAGATCACGTGGGACGAGGCGAGCGCACGGCGGATGCAACGGCAGTTCCTGGCTGATCCCGCGCCGGCCGGCAGCGCCGTCGCGGAGGTGGTCGGCGCGATGCTGGGCGCGCACGCCCAGGTGCTGTCGGCGGCCGAGCTGTCGGTGGGGATACGGGCCGAGGGCGTCACCCGGGCGGACGTACGGGCGGCGCTGTGGGAGGACCGGACGCTCGTGAAGACGTACGGGCCGCGCGGGACCGTCCATCTGCTCCCGAGCGCCGAACTCCCCTTCTGGACTGCGGCGCTCCGCGCGATCCCGTCCCGTCCGAGCCCGTTCGCGCCGGACGTCCGGCTCACCGACGAGCAGGCGGAGCAGGTGGTGACCGCGATCGGCGACGCGCTCGACGGTGCGTTCCTGACCATCGACGAGCTGAACGACGAGGTCGTCGCCCGCACCGGGCCCTGGGCCGGAGACCTGGTGATGCCCGCGTTCCAGGGCATGTGGCCGCGCTGGCGCCAGGTGATGCACCGGGCGGGCCAGTCGGGCGCGCTGTGCTTCGGCCCCCAGCGCGGCCGCAAGGTGACGTACACCCGCCCCGCGCGCATCGGGCCCGACGCGGAAGTCACCGCACAGCAGGCGGTCGCCGCTCTCGTACGGCGTCATCTGCGCGCCTACGGTCCGGCGACGCCCGCGCACTTCGCCAAGTGGGCCGCCACGTCGAAGGGGTGGGCGGACGGCGTGTTCGGTGCGCTGGCCCGGGCCGGGGAGATCGAGGAGGTCCGGTTCGAGGGGGCGAGTGCCTGGGTGGACGCCGGGGACACCCGGTTCCCGGCGGAGGCCGTGCGCGGGGTGCGGCTGCTGCCGTACTTCGACCCGTACGGCATCGCCGCCCAGCCGCGCGAACTGCTGTTCCCGGGCGCGTCGTACCAGCGGGCGCTCGCGCGCGGCCAGGCCGGCAACTATCCGGTGCTCCTCGTCGACGGGGTGGTGGCCGGGGTGTGGCATCAACGGCGTCAGGGGCGGCGTACGACCGTGACGGTGGAGGCGTTGGGCCGGCTGACGGCACGACAGGAACAGGAACTGGGCGAGCAGGTGGAGCGGATGGGCGAGGTGCTGGAGGCGAAGCCCGAGCTGGTGGTGGGGGAGGTGACGACGGGGCCGCATGCGTGAACCGTGGGCCGTGGGCGTGGCCCGCGGTCCCGTGGGCTGTGCGCCGTGGGCCGTGATCTATGCCTGCGGTTTGCGGGCCTCGATCAGGAAGCGGGTGCTGTGCGCGAGGAACGGGCCCTCGCTCCCGATCTTCTCGTGCAGGGAGCGGAGTTGGGGCTCGTACGCCTCGACCGTGAAGTCCGGGACCATCCAGATCACCTTGCGCAGGAAGTGGACGACGGCCCCGATGTCGTGGAACTCCATGCGCAGGCGTACCGGGCGGAGGTCGGTGACCGTCAGGCCGGCCTTCCGGGCGGCGGTCCGCGCGCGCTCCGGGTCGCGGGCCGTGCGGTTCTCCTCGGGCTGCGGGCCGAGGAAGTACTCGACGAGCTCGTAGGCGCTCGCGGGGCCGACCTGCTGGGAGAAGTAGGTGCCGCCGGGGCGCAGGACGCGGGCGATCTCGTCCCAGTACGTGCGCACCGGATGCCTGCTGGTGACGAGGTCGAAGGCGGCGTCCGCGAACGGCAGCGGCGCGTCCTCCGGGGAGGCGACGACCACGGCGCCGCGCGGGTGGAGCAGGGCGGTGGCCTTGGCGACGTTCGGCGGCCAGCCCTCGGTCGCGACCGTGAGCGGGGGCAACTCCGGTGCGCAGGCGAGGACTTCGCCGCCGCCGGTCTGGATGTCGAGCGCGGCGGACGCACCCGCCAGCCGCTCCCCCATGGCCCGCGCGTACCCCCACGGCGGCCGCTCCTCGGTGGCACGGCCCTCGAACCAGGAGAAGTCCCACCCGTCGACGGACGCGGCCGCGGCCTCGGCGACGAGGTCTTCGAAGGTGCGGCCGGTGTGACCGGTACCGCCGGCACCACCGGTACCACCGGCACCACCGGCACCGCCGGTGCGGCTGGTATGGCTGGTGCGGCCCGCTCGGCTCGTGGTCATGGCCGAGATCCTCTCAACGGGGGTGCGGAGGCGCGACCCCATTTCGTTGTCGGTGCCCGCTGCTAGGTTCCGGCCATGACCGCGAATCCAGGAGTAGTCCGGGTGCCGTACACCGGTGGCGAGAAAGAGAGTCTGCACGCCAGTCTCGACCGGCACCGGGACGCCGTGTTGTGGAAGCTGGCGGGGCTGGACGACGAGCAGGGGCGGCGGGTGATGACGCCGTCCGGTACCAGTCTGCTGGGCCTGGTGAAGCATCTCGCGTCCGTGGAGTACGGCTGGTTCTGCCGCACGTTCGGGCGGGAGGTGGAGCCGCTGTGGTTCGACCCGTTCAGCGAGGAGGACATGCGCGCGGGCCCGGACGAGACGACCGACGGGATCATCGAGTTCTACGGCCGCGCCCGCACCGCCGCCGACCGCGCGATCGCGGAGCTGTCCCTGGACGACCTCGGCACGTCGTGGAACGGCACGCGGGTCTCCCTGCGCTGGGTCCTGATCCGCATGGTCGAGGAGACGGCCCGGCACGCCGGGCACATGGACATCCTGCGGGAGCTGATCGACGGGGCGACCGGGGATCACCGGCCCGGGTGATGCCGTGGCAGGTGCGGGAGGACGGGGTGGCGGCGGCCGGGCTCAGGCGTCGTCCAGCACGAGCATGATGTGCTCGTCCTCCCCGTGGCGGACCGTGCCCGTGCGGCGGAAGCCGTGCTTTTCCAGGAGGCGTACGGACGCGGTGTTGCCGTGGAAGGGGTCGGCGTACAACGGGCGGGTCCTTTCGCGGCGCAGGAACAGGCCCAGCGCCCGGCTGCCGATGCCACGGGCCCAGTACGGGCGGCCGAGCCAGTACCCGATGAAGCGGCGCTCGCCCTCCCACCAGGCCACGATGTTGCCGGCCGGGTCGCCGTCCACGGTGACCGTCAGCACGAGACCGGTGTCGTCCCCGAGGACCCTTTCCTTCCAGTGGGTCATGAAGGCCTCGCGCGGCCGGGGCGTGAACCTCGACCGCCGGACGGCCTCCGGATCGTGCTCGTACGCGAGGAAGACCTCGAGGTCGGCCTCGGTCACGTACCGCAGCTGTACGTCTTCCACGTCGCCCGCGTTGTCCACGTTGTCGTCGCTCATGTCGGGTGAGTGTGGCACCGGGCACTGACAACGGCCGGTGAGCTGTG from Streptomyces avermitilis MA-4680 = NBRC 14893 includes the following:
- a CDS encoding DUF192 domain-containing protein, which encodes MATFTTPGTPEPVPLELAKSARARRRGLLRREGIEGALLLSPANSVHTLGMRFAVDVAYLDRELRVLAVRTMRPGRIGRPRPRARHVLEAEAGAMERWGVRRGVRVAVRGG
- a CDS encoding winged helix DNA-binding domain-containing protein, with amino-acid sequence MTLKITWDEASARRMQRQFLADPAPAGSAVAEVVGAMLGAHAQVLSAAELSVGIRAEGVTRADVRAALWEDRTLVKTYGPRGTVHLLPSAELPFWTAALRAIPSRPSPFAPDVRLTDEQAEQVVTAIGDALDGAFLTIDELNDEVVARTGPWAGDLVMPAFQGMWPRWRQVMHRAGQSGALCFGPQRGRKVTYTRPARIGPDAEVTAQQAVAALVRRHLRAYGPATPAHFAKWAATSKGWADGVFGALARAGEIEEVRFEGASAWVDAGDTRFPAEAVRGVRLLPYFDPYGIAAQPRELLFPGASYQRALARGQAGNYPVLLVDGVVAGVWHQRRQGRRTTVTVEALGRLTARQEQELGEQVERMGEVLEAKPELVVGEVTTGPHA
- a CDS encoding class I SAM-dependent methyltransferase, whose translation is MTTSRAGRTSHTSRTGGAGGAGGTGGAGGTGHTGRTFEDLVAEAAAASVDGWDFSWFEGRATEERPPWGYARAMGERLAGASAALDIQTGGGEVLACAPELPPLTVATEGWPPNVAKATALLHPRGAVVVASPEDAPLPFADAAFDLVTSRHPVRTYWDEIARVLRPGGTYFSQQVGPASAYELVEYFLGPQPEENRTARDPERARTAARKAGLTVTDLRPVRLRMEFHDIGAVVHFLRKVIWMVPDFTVEAYEPQLRSLHEKIGSEGPFLAHSTRFLIEARKPQA
- a CDS encoding DinB family protein, with protein sequence MTANPGVVRVPYTGGEKESLHASLDRHRDAVLWKLAGLDDEQGRRVMTPSGTSLLGLVKHLASVEYGWFCRTFGREVEPLWFDPFSEEDMRAGPDETTDGIIEFYGRARTAADRAIAELSLDDLGTSWNGTRVSLRWVLIRMVEETARHAGHMDILRELIDGATGDHRPG
- a CDS encoding GNAT family N-acetyltransferase; this translates as MSDDNVDNAGDVEDVQLRYVTEADLEVFLAYEHDPEAVRRSRFTPRPREAFMTHWKERVLGDDTGLVLTVTVDGDPAGNIVAWWEGERRFIGYWLGRPYWARGIGSRALGLFLRRERTRPLYADPFHGNTASVRLLEKHGFRRTGTVRHGEDEHIMLVLDDA